Proteins encoded in a region of the Pseudomonas shahriarae genome:
- a CDS encoding LysR family transcriptional regulator has product MQKNITSLGSLNWDDLKFFLEVARTRKASVAAKRLAVDYTTVSRRISSLEGSLGTLLFEKSRTSGFVLTNEGQRLLGYAESIESTLHMACEQVSGSGVALSGHVRMGCTEGFGSFFVTPQLSHFVDTYPAISVDILPLPHFISLSKREADIVIALERPEHGPYVCCKLCDYKLQLYATQEYLDQHPPIRRPADLADHPFISYVDDLAFSSELLYLANVVPGASASLRSTSVIAQYVAAQQGRSLAILPCFLAAQDSRLLPVLGEEINITRQFWMYCREDLRKLKRITLLWDYIREVTEQNQGLLMGETREMVFAD; this is encoded by the coding sequence ATGCAAAAAAACATCACGTCTTTAGGCTCGCTGAACTGGGATGACCTGAAGTTTTTCCTCGAAGTGGCGCGTACCCGCAAGGCCAGCGTCGCTGCCAAGCGCCTGGCGGTGGACTACACCACCGTGTCGCGGCGCATCAGCTCGCTGGAAGGCTCGCTGGGCACCCTGCTGTTCGAGAAATCCCGGACCAGCGGGTTTGTGCTGACCAATGAAGGCCAGCGTTTACTGGGTTACGCCGAGTCCATCGAAAGCACCCTGCACATGGCCTGCGAACAAGTATCGGGCTCCGGCGTGGCGCTGTCGGGGCATGTGCGCATGGGCTGTACCGAAGGGTTCGGTAGTTTTTTCGTCACCCCGCAACTGAGCCACTTCGTCGATACCTACCCGGCGATCTCGGTCGACATCCTGCCCCTGCCCCACTTCATCAGCCTGTCCAAGCGCGAAGCCGACATCGTCATCGCCCTGGAACGCCCGGAACACGGGCCCTACGTGTGCTGCAAACTGTGCGACTACAAGTTGCAGCTGTACGCGACCCAGGAATACCTCGACCAGCACCCGCCCATCCGCCGCCCGGCCGATTTGGCCGACCATCCGTTTATCAGCTACGTGGATGACCTGGCGTTCAGCTCAGAGCTGCTGTACCTGGCCAATGTCGTCCCGGGCGCCAGCGCCAGCCTGCGCAGCACCAGCGTGATTGCGCAGTACGTGGCGGCGCAGCAGGGGCGCTCGCTGGCGATCTTGCCGTGCTTCCTGGCCGCGCAGGACTCGCGGTTGCTGCCGGTGTTGGGAGAGGAGATCAATATTACGCGGCAGTTCTGGATGTATTGCCGCGAAGACCTGCGCAAGCTCAAGCGGATTACCCTGTTGTGGGATTACATCCGGGAGGTGACGGAGCAGAACCAGGGGTTGTTGATGGGGGAGACGCGGGAGATGGTGTTTGCAGACTGA
- a CDS encoding CoA-acylating methylmalonate-semialdehyde dehydrogenase, which translates to MNASLTSADTTVKQAKLLINGEWVESKTTEWQDIVNPATQQVLARVPFATADEVNAAIDAAHRAFQTWKLTPIGARMRIMLKLQALIREHSKRIAVVLSAEQGKTIADAEGDIFRGLEVVEHACSIGTLQMGEFAENVAGGVDTYTLRQPIGVCAGITPFNFPAMIPLWMFPMAIACGNTFVLKPSEQDPLSTLMLVELALEAGVPAGVLNVVHGGKDVVDALCTHKDIKAVSFVGSTAVGTHVYDLAGKHGKRVQSMMGAKNHAVVLPDANREQTLNALVGAGFGAAGQRCMATSVVVLVGAAKQWLPDLKALALKLKVNAGSEAGTDVGPVISKRAKARILDLIESGVKEGAKLELDGRDIQVPGFEQGNFVGPTLFSGVTTDMQIYTQEIFGPVLVVLEVDTLDEAIALVNANPFGNGTGLFTQSGAAARKFQSEIDVGQVGINIPIPVPVPIFSFTGSRGSKLGDLGPYGKQVVQFYTQTKTVTSRWFDDDSVNDGVNTTINLR; encoded by the coding sequence ATGAACGCATCGCTTACGTCTGCCGATACCACCGTCAAACAGGCCAAACTGTTGATCAACGGTGAATGGGTCGAGTCCAAGACCACCGAATGGCAAGACATCGTCAACCCGGCGACCCAACAAGTCCTGGCCCGTGTGCCCTTTGCCACGGCCGATGAAGTCAACGCGGCCATCGACGCTGCCCATCGCGCCTTCCAGACCTGGAAGCTGACGCCGATCGGCGCGCGCATGCGCATCATGCTCAAGCTGCAGGCGCTGATTCGTGAACACTCCAAACGCATTGCCGTAGTCCTCAGTGCCGAGCAGGGCAAGACCATTGCCGATGCCGAGGGTGATATTTTCCGTGGCCTGGAAGTGGTCGAGCACGCGTGCTCCATCGGCACCCTGCAAATGGGCGAGTTCGCCGAGAACGTCGCCGGTGGCGTCGACACCTACACCCTGCGCCAACCCATCGGCGTCTGCGCCGGCATCACCCCGTTCAACTTCCCGGCGATGATCCCGCTGTGGATGTTCCCGATGGCCATCGCCTGCGGCAACACCTTCGTGCTCAAGCCTTCGGAACAGGATCCGCTGTCGACCCTGATGCTGGTGGAACTGGCGCTGGAAGCCGGGGTGCCGGCCGGTGTGTTGAACGTGGTCCACGGTGGCAAGGATGTGGTGGATGCCCTGTGCACCCACAAAGATATCAAGGCCGTGTCCTTTGTCGGCTCGACCGCCGTCGGCACCCACGTCTACGACCTGGCGGGCAAGCACGGCAAGCGCGTGCAGTCGATGATGGGCGCGAAGAACCATGCGGTGGTGCTGCCCGATGCCAACCGTGAACAGACGCTCAACGCACTGGTCGGCGCCGGTTTCGGTGCGGCCGGTCAGCGCTGCATGGCCACCTCGGTGGTGGTGCTGGTGGGCGCGGCCAAGCAGTGGCTGCCGGACCTCAAGGCCCTGGCGCTGAAGCTTAAAGTCAACGCTGGCAGCGAAGCCGGGACCGACGTGGGCCCAGTGATTTCCAAGCGCGCCAAGGCGCGTATCCTCGACCTGATCGAAAGCGGTGTGAAAGAAGGCGCCAAGCTGGAACTGGACGGCCGCGACATCCAGGTGCCGGGCTTCGAGCAAGGCAACTTCGTCGGCCCGACCCTGTTCTCGGGCGTGACCACCGATATGCAGATCTACACCCAGGAAATCTTCGGCCCGGTGCTGGTGGTGCTGGAAGTCGATACCCTCGACGAAGCCATCGCCCTGGTCAACGCCAACCCGTTCGGCAACGGCACCGGCCTGTTCACCCAGAGCGGTGCGGCGGCGCGCAAGTTCCAGAGCGAAATCGACGTCGGCCAGGTCGGCATCAACATCCCGATCCCAGTGCCAGTGCCGATCTTCAGCTTCACCGGTTCCCGTGGTTCGAAACTCGGCGACCTGGGCCCGTACGGCAAGCAAGTGGTGCAGTTCTACACCCAGACCAAAACCGTCACCAGCCGCTGGTTCGACGACGACAGCGTCAATGATGGTGTCAACACCACCATCAACCTGCGTTGA
- the mmsB gene encoding 3-hydroxyisobutyrate dehydrogenase gives MKIAFIGLGNMGAPMARNLIKAGHALNLFDLNQTVLKELAELGGTISASPRAAAEGAELVLTMLPAAAHVRSVWLNEDGVLAGIGKGVPAVDCSTIDPQTARDVAAAAAKHGVAMADAPVSGGTGGAQAGTLTFMVGATPELFATLQPVLAQMGRNIVHCGEVGTGQIAKICNNLLLGITMVGVSEAMALGDALGIDTKVLAGIINSSTGRCWSSDTYNPWPGIIETAPSSRGYTGGFGAELMLKDLGLATEAARQAHQPVILGAVAQQLYQAMSQRGEGSKDFSAIINSYRKPQ, from the coding sequence ATGAAGATTGCATTTATCGGCCTGGGCAACATGGGCGCACCCATGGCCCGCAACCTGATCAAGGCTGGCCACGCGCTGAACCTGTTTGACCTGAACCAGACCGTGCTCAAGGAACTGGCCGAATTGGGCGGCACCATCAGTGCCTCACCGCGCGCAGCAGCAGAAGGCGCCGAACTGGTGTTGACCATGCTGCCCGCTGCCGCCCATGTGCGCAGCGTCTGGCTGAATGAAGACGGCGTGCTCGCCGGTATCGGCAAAGGCGTGCCGGCCGTGGATTGCAGCACCATTGACCCTCAGACCGCCCGCGATGTGGCGGCTGCGGCAGCCAAGCACGGCGTGGCGATGGCCGATGCGCCGGTCTCCGGCGGCACGGGCGGGGCGCAGGCGGGGACGCTGACCTTTATGGTCGGCGCCACCCCGGAACTGTTCGCCACCCTGCAACCGGTGCTGGCGCAGATGGGCCGCAACATCGTGCATTGCGGTGAAGTCGGCACCGGGCAAATCGCCAAGATCTGCAACAACCTGCTGCTGGGCATCACCATGGTCGGCGTCAGCGAGGCCATGGCCCTGGGCGATGCATTGGGTATCGACACAAAAGTACTGGCCGGGATTATCAACAGTTCAACCGGGCGTTGTTGGAGTTCCGACACGTACAACCCATGGCCGGGCATTATCGAGACGGCACCGTCGTCTCGTGGTTATACCGGTGGTTTTGGTGCGGAACTGATGCTCAAGGATCTTGGGCTGGCCACTGAGGCAGCGCGTCAGGCGCACCAGCCGGTAATTCTCGGTGCGGTGGCCCAGCAGTTGTATCAGGCGATGAGCCAGCGTGGGGAAGGCAGCAAGGACTTCTCGGCAATCATTAACAGCTACCGCAAACCCCAATAG
- a CDS encoding BapA/Bap/LapF family large adhesin: MKNITIVDKATGAATEHTLGNVSLKGTSIVKLPVGPESVQSFQQSGQNLVVTLKSGETITIQNFFVVGADGAANQLVMTNADGTLLLGNYSSPYSGFTFSEISTLDDLAAAGIVADSAVPDWVLWGLSLLAVGGAVAAISSSGGGGGGTGGGVTAAPGAATGLSVSADGKSVIGKGQPGTTVTVKDAAGNVIGSGPVGADGNFQVTLDTPQTNGETLEVTLKDAQGNQSPPATVVAGDTTAPAAPTDLAVSADGTTVSGKGEPGSTVTVKDAAGNVIGTGTVGTDGNFQVTLDTPQTNGETLQVSLKDTAGNESPTGTVSAGDTTAPDAPTDLAVSTDGTTVSGKGEPGSTATVKDAAGNVIGTGTVGTDGNFQVTLDIPQVNGETLGVTLKDAAGNESGPSSVVAHDIDETDADADADADADADADADADADADADADADADADADADADADADADADADADADADADADADADADADADADADADADADADADADADADLEATDDVGTAELIVTPVTTQTALDDMRVFTLLGVGGIQVGEPSLTQEFSVDAGSSGTLNLSFSQGDLLSVLGGGFTGVLEVSDGAGGWVGIDQASGGTGLLDLLGLFGSGTTAQIDGLAAGEYRFTLSLDPNLVAVGASATASLSVDNASLTDFIVEPGADVEGNVITDPGFNGQPDSTGALGDATVQVEVGGVFVDADATVGTVLQGQYGELTIFANGDYSYTPNGDVASIGQVDSFAYQLVTAAGGVASANLYIRIDSNDTTIVWSPTDPAAPGVVDVVATDDIGAAQVDIDNLVDTQSLTELSYSPPVIGSTTDTSESFVVAVDTTAELEISRSFVGIGVLPTTTINLQKLIDGVWTTQQTTTTAAHTFTGLDAGEYRVTSTTGALVSAGTVTVDLTLSTTHLTEFVTGAAVAATGNVLELSDLSPADSLGSTLTVLSVLVNGLYVIPGQAGAQVQGLYGTLTLQADGSYSYTPTPGLALADIGQVDTFTYKLTTPAGQEDTANLYIRIDSPDRDLVWDDANPGSPATEGAGFAAASIMVDEAASGDDSTGTEGGADSGSDDPVVVDGTDFTHVDGGAGAEGWLWEGGDAAINLSDLIGTASGVQSIDLNDVSAVELTLSLEDLVSITGPESDRLMIQGDDQDSVHLTGDWSAGATQVENGLEYVIYTSQEDETHQLWIQSGISVV; this comes from the coding sequence ATGAAAAATATAACAATTGTCGATAAAGCAACGGGAGCGGCAACGGAGCATACGCTTGGCAATGTCAGCCTGAAGGGCACAAGCATTGTCAAACTACCCGTTGGGCCTGAAAGCGTTCAGTCCTTTCAGCAGTCCGGTCAGAACTTGGTGGTGACGCTAAAGTCTGGAGAAACCATCACCATTCAGAATTTTTTTGTAGTTGGCGCTGACGGTGCGGCTAACCAGCTGGTAATGACTAACGCTGACGGAACGTTGCTGTTGGGCAACTATTCATCGCCGTATTCGGGCTTTACATTCAGCGAGATCTCTACGCTCGACGACCTGGCCGCGGCAGGCATAGTGGCAGATAGCGCGGTACCGGACTGGGTACTCTGGGGGCTTAGCCTCCTTGCCGTGGGTGGTGCAGTGGCCGCAATCAGCAGCAGTGGCGGTGGTGGCGGCGGTACCGGTGGGGGAGTTACGGCGGCACCGGGTGCAGCAACTGGTTTATCCGTCAGTGCCGATGGCAAGAGCGTCATCGGCAAAGGGCAACCGGGCACTACGGTGACCGTCAAGGATGCTGCTGGCAATGTGATCGGCTCCGGTCCTGTGGGCGCTGACGGTAATTTCCAGGTCACGCTGGATACACCACAAACCAATGGAGAGACCCTGGAGGTCACCCTCAAGGACGCTCAGGGCAATCAATCACCGCCCGCCACTGTCGTAGCCGGCGACACCACAGCGCCCGCTGCGCCAACAGACTTGGCCGTCAGCGCGGATGGCACCACCGTCAGTGGCAAGGGCGAGCCGGGTTCAACCGTTACGGTCAAGGATGCCGCTGGCAACGTGATCGGGACGGGCACGGTCGGTACTGACGGTAACTTCCAGGTCACGCTGGACACGCCACAAACCAATGGCGAGACCCTGCAGGTCAGCCTCAAAGACACTGCAGGCAATGAGTCGCCGACTGGCACTGTCAGCGCGGGCGACACCACAGCGCCCGATGCGCCAACAGACTTGGCCGTCAGCACGGATGGCACCACCGTCAGTGGCAAGGGCGAGCCGGGTTCAACCGCCACGGTCAAGGATGCCGCTGGCAACGTGATCGGGACGGGCACAGTCGGTACTGACGGTAACTTCCAGGTCACGCTGGACATCCCTCAGGTCAACGGCGAAACGCTGGGAGTGACACTGAAGGATGCGGCGGGGAACGAGTCCGGCCCAAGCTCGGTAGTTGCACACGACATTGATGAAACTGATGCGGACGCTGATGCCGACGCCGATGCCGATGCCGATGCCGACGCCGATGCTGACGCTGACGCTGACGCTGATGCTGATGCCGATGCCGATGCCGATGCCGATGCCGATGCCGATGCCGATGCTGACGCCGACGCCGACGCCGACGCTGACGCTGATGCTGATGCTGATGCGGACGCCGACGCCGACGCCGACGCGGATGCCGATGCGGACGCCGATGCCGATGCGGACGCCGATGCCGACGCTGACGCGGATGCTGACGCCGACCTGGAAGCAACCGACGACGTCGGTACTGCTGAACTCATCGTTACGCCGGTGACTACGCAGACAGCACTGGACGATATGCGAGTATTCACGTTGCTGGGAGTCGGTGGTATCCAGGTCGGGGAGCCTTCGCTGACTCAAGAGTTCTCTGTGGATGCTGGTAGTTCCGGGACGCTGAACCTGTCCTTCAGTCAAGGGGACCTGTTGTCTGTCTTGGGTGGTGGCTTTACTGGAGTGCTTGAAGTCAGCGATGGTGCTGGCGGCTGGGTCGGTATCGACCAGGCTAGCGGTGGTACGGGCCTGCTCGATCTGCTGGGGCTGTTCGGTTCGGGTACGACCGCGCAAATCGACGGTCTGGCCGCAGGTGAATATCGCTTCACGCTCAGCCTTGACCCGAACCTGGTAGCGGTTGGGGCTTCTGCAACGGCTAGCCTGAGTGTCGATAACGCAAGCCTGACCGACTTCATTGTCGAACCCGGCGCTGATGTTGAAGGTAACGTCATCACCGACCCAGGTTTCAATGGGCAACCGGACTCCACGGGGGCTCTGGGTGATGCGACAGTACAGGTTGAAGTCGGCGGCGTGTTTGTCGATGCAGATGCGACGGTCGGTACGGTCCTGCAAGGGCAGTACGGTGAGCTGACGATCTTTGCCAATGGTGATTACAGCTACACGCCAAATGGCGATGTGGCGAGCATTGGTCAGGTCGATAGCTTCGCCTATCAACTGGTGACGGCGGCTGGCGGTGTGGCTTCGGCCAACCTGTACATCCGCATAGACAGCAACGATACGACGATTGTCTGGAGTCCTACCGATCCAGCGGCACCGGGTGTCGTGGATGTTGTTGCCACGGATGATATCGGTGCTGCACAGGTCGATATCGACAACCTGGTCGACACGCAAAGCCTGACGGAGCTGAGCTACTCGCCGCCAGTAATCGGGAGCACTACAGATACCAGCGAGAGCTTTGTGGTCGCTGTCGATACGACGGCAGAGCTGGAAATCAGCCGCAGCTTCGTAGGTATCGGTGTGCTGCCTACGACGACCATCAACCTGCAGAAACTGATCGACGGTGTCTGGACAACGCAGCAGACCACGACTACGGCCGCTCATACCTTCACGGGGCTGGATGCGGGTGAGTACCGAGTGACGTCGACGACTGGTGCGCTTGTATCGGCCGGAACTGTGACGGTTGACCTGACGTTGTCCACTACCCACCTGACCGAGTTCGTCACGGGGGCTGCAGTCGCCGCAACGGGTAATGTCCTTGAACTCAGTGATCTATCGCCAGCAGACAGCCTCGGCTCGACGCTGACCGTCCTGAGTGTGCTGGTCAACGGGCTCTACGTCATACCCGGTCAAGCTGGAGCGCAAGTCCAGGGGCTCTACGGCACGCTGACGTTGCAAGCGGATGGTTCCTATAGCTACACGCCAACCCCGGGTCTGGCGCTTGCGGACATCGGCCAGGTGGATACATTCACCTACAAGCTCACCACACCCGCCGGCCAGGAGGACACGGCCAATCTGTACATCCGCATCGACTCGCCAGACCGCGATCTGGTCTGGGACGACGCCAACCCTGGTTCACCTGCCACTGAGGGCGCCGGTTTCGCCGCCGCCAGCATCATGGTGGATGAGGCCGCGTCAGGCGATGACAGTACGGGCACTGAAGGCGGCGCAGACAGTGGCAGCGACGACCCTGTGGTAGTCGACGGCACTGACTTCACCCACGTCGATGGTGGCGCGGGGGCAGAGGGGTGGTTGTGGGAGGGTGGTGATGCTGCCATCAACCTGAGCGACCTGATCGGCACTGCCAGCGGTGTGCAGAGCATTGACCTGAACGACGTCAGCGCGGTTGAACTGACGTTGAGCCTGGAGGACTTGGTATCCATCACAGGCCCCGAGTCGGATCGCTTGATGATCCAGGGCGATGATCAGGACAGCGTTCATCTGACAGGCGACTGGTCTGCTGGTGCGACTCAGGTAGAGAACGGTCTGGAGTACGTGATCTACACGAGCCAGGAAGATGAGACCCATCAGCTCTGGATACAAAGCGGCATCAGCGTGGTGTAA
- a CDS encoding TolC family outer membrane protein, giving the protein MRYKSLAKQLSAVFLAAALTAPATGQVMAKSFIDDEESVNIISPSDLGTNLPGGPTGVSAPVAPQRTIPKNLDLTRAIQLAVEWHPAIAEAIGQLYQQNENVTIARSGYYPQVSGGFNSGYDSGLSGNGQSQTFSLSASQMLYDFGKVSSSVDSALARVSGSQAAVLLSIDQVARDTSYAMIELQRSQLLVALAGDQIKGISAIAQLAKQRSDMGASTRSDLIQARSRVEASQATQLQLQAQFNRWRSALSSLLGAQSPVSVTQDFPASLEQSCQGLAPDEAVTPALLIAQAQRTDALALIAQARAQALPTVSLDPSVTQYLDNNDDTGIPGGRDRTRYGVFLNVKMPLYQGGAITARKSAAQQALRSAEAANDAARLAVRQGLLEARDQISSLAQRLSTLDFRERSISETRDLYRQQYLELGTRPLLDLLNAEQEIHQARMDRENTAADLRRLKIDCLYNTGGLRAAFHLDNSTLQGVEIRP; this is encoded by the coding sequence GTGAGGTACAAGAGCCTGGCTAAACAGCTGTCTGCGGTTTTCCTGGCAGCGGCATTGACTGCACCGGCGACAGGGCAGGTCATGGCCAAGTCGTTTATCGACGACGAAGAAAGCGTCAACATCATCAGCCCCAGTGACTTGGGCACGAATTTACCGGGTGGTCCAACGGGCGTCAGCGCACCGGTGGCACCGCAACGGACCATACCGAAAAACCTCGACCTGACACGGGCTATTCAATTAGCCGTGGAATGGCACCCGGCCATTGCCGAGGCGATCGGTCAGCTGTACCAGCAGAATGAGAACGTGACCATTGCCCGTTCCGGTTACTACCCGCAAGTGAGCGGCGGTTTCAATTCCGGCTACGACAGCGGACTGAGTGGCAACGGCCAAAGCCAGACCTTTTCCTTGTCGGCATCGCAGATGCTCTACGACTTCGGCAAGGTGTCCAGTTCCGTGGACAGTGCTCTGGCCAGGGTCAGTGGCAGTCAGGCGGCGGTTTTGCTGTCAATCGACCAAGTGGCCCGTGATACCTCGTACGCCATGATCGAGTTGCAGCGTTCGCAGCTGCTGGTGGCGCTGGCGGGTGACCAGATCAAGGGCATTTCGGCGATTGCGCAACTGGCCAAGCAACGCAGCGACATGGGCGCCAGCACCCGCTCAGACCTGATCCAGGCCCGTTCGCGAGTCGAGGCGTCGCAGGCGACACAGTTACAACTGCAGGCGCAGTTCAATCGCTGGCGCAGCGCCTTGAGCAGCTTGCTGGGGGCGCAGTCTCCGGTGAGCGTTACGCAGGACTTTCCGGCGAGCCTGGAGCAATCCTGTCAAGGTCTGGCGCCTGATGAAGCGGTCACCCCGGCGCTGTTGATTGCCCAGGCGCAACGGACCGATGCCTTGGCACTGATCGCCCAGGCCCGGGCGCAAGCGTTGCCGACTGTATCGTTGGACCCATCGGTGACTCAGTATCTGGACAACAACGACGACACCGGCATCCCCGGCGGTCGGGACCGGACCCGCTACGGTGTGTTCCTCAACGTGAAGATGCCGTTGTACCAGGGCGGCGCCATTACTGCGCGCAAGTCCGCCGCACAACAAGCCCTGCGTTCTGCCGAAGCGGCCAACGACGCCGCCCGGCTCGCTGTACGCCAGGGGCTGCTGGAAGCGCGGGATCAGATTTCGAGTCTGGCCCAGCGGCTCTCCACCCTGGATTTTCGTGAGCGCAGCATTTCCGAGACCCGCGACCTTTATCGTCAGCAGTACCTCGAACTGGGCACCCGGCCGCTGCTGGACTTGCTCAATGCCGAGCAGGAAATCCACCAGGCCCGCATGGACCGGGAAAACACCGCGGCTGACCTGCGGCGCCTGAAAATCGACTGTCTCTACAACACCGGCGGGTTGCGCGCGGCGTTCCATCTAGATAACAGCACCTTGCAAGGTGTGGAGATTCGGCCATGA
- a CDS encoding type I secretion system permease/ATPase, producing MNDAVMLEGDMSAVDAAPDPAPAFDYEVWLEAVLSIARHYRLECSAQSVRLAAQWTEGASVEDVVRQMARQAGLNCAIADFNASTLMQRQLPMILQFSDGQVGVLETLGDGEHVGIAYSGDGGLQSRLSCLELLDSARKSVILRPMSAVRDTRVDDYIKPYEKDWFKGIVLRDMRPYGYVMLASLVTSVLGLAGVLFSMQVYDRVIPAESMPTLYVLFGGVMLALVFDFIMRITRVRITDMLGKRADMRVSDLVFGHAIRLRNSARPKSTGSFISQLKELEQLRELITSSTATALADLPFFLLFLVIYWLIAGPLVAVPMVAVLFLVVPGVLSQKKLAVLANQSMRESSLRSAMLVETIQGLDDIKALQAEQRFEHQWNHYNATCGDASLRLRMLTNKLMAWTNNVQGSVFAVVVVFGAPMVMASDMTTGSLVAASILASRMMAPMSQVTQVLTRWQQAKVALQSLNRLMELPVDHAEGSKRVHLPVVSGHYVLKQAAFQYSDDAPAPALLVADLQIQPGERIAILGRNGAGKSTLLQALAGMLDLKSGSISLDGVALGHIDPADVRRDVGLMTQNSRLFHGTLRDNLIMGAPHASDQEILQALALTGAADFIGKFADGMDHMILEGGLGLSGGQRQSLLLSRLIIRQPHIVLLDEPTASLDEATERQLIHNLDKWAAHRTLVIATHRMSVLSLVNRIIVVDNGQILVDDTKDNAIARLSKTKGKNQ from the coding sequence ATGAATGATGCCGTGATGCTTGAGGGCGACATGAGTGCAGTGGACGCGGCACCCGATCCGGCGCCGGCGTTCGATTATGAGGTGTGGCTGGAGGCGGTACTGAGCATCGCCCGGCATTACCGACTGGAGTGCTCGGCGCAAAGTGTCCGGCTTGCCGCGCAGTGGACCGAAGGCGCTTCGGTGGAAGACGTGGTGCGGCAGATGGCCCGCCAGGCCGGATTAAACTGTGCGATCGCCGACTTCAACGCCTCGACCTTGATGCAGCGGCAACTGCCGATGATCTTGCAGTTCAGTGACGGCCAGGTCGGCGTCCTGGAAACCCTGGGCGATGGCGAGCACGTGGGCATCGCCTACAGTGGCGATGGCGGTCTGCAAAGCCGGCTCAGTTGCCTGGAGTTGCTCGACTCGGCGCGCAAGAGCGTGATTTTGCGACCCATGAGTGCCGTACGCGATACTCGCGTCGATGACTACATCAAACCTTATGAGAAGGACTGGTTCAAAGGCATCGTGCTGCGGGACATGCGGCCTTATGGCTATGTCATGCTGGCTTCGCTGGTGACCAGTGTGCTCGGACTGGCCGGGGTGCTGTTTTCCATGCAGGTGTACGATCGGGTCATCCCGGCCGAGTCGATGCCCACCCTGTATGTGTTGTTTGGTGGTGTCATGCTGGCGCTGGTGTTCGACTTCATCATGCGCATCACCCGCGTGCGGATCACTGACATGCTTGGCAAGCGGGCAGACATGCGAGTGTCCGACCTGGTGTTCGGGCATGCCATTCGCCTGCGTAACAGCGCCCGGCCCAAGTCCACCGGCTCGTTCATTTCCCAGCTCAAGGAACTGGAGCAACTGCGTGAATTGATCACCTCCAGTACGGCAACGGCCTTGGCAGACTTGCCGTTTTTTCTGTTGTTCCTGGTGATTTACTGGCTGATCGCCGGGCCTCTGGTAGCGGTGCCGATGGTGGCAGTGTTGTTTCTGGTGGTGCCTGGTGTGTTGTCGCAGAAGAAACTCGCAGTGCTGGCCAACCAATCCATGCGCGAAAGCTCGTTGCGCAGCGCCATGTTGGTGGAGACCATTCAGGGCCTGGACGATATCAAGGCGCTGCAAGCCGAGCAGCGCTTCGAGCACCAGTGGAATCACTACAACGCCACCTGTGGCGACGCCAGCCTGCGGCTGCGGATGTTGACCAACAAGCTGATGGCCTGGACCAACAACGTGCAAGGTTCAGTGTTTGCCGTGGTGGTGGTGTTCGGTGCACCGATGGTTATGGCCAGTGACATGACCACCGGTAGTTTGGTGGCGGCCTCGATCCTGGCCTCGCGCATGATGGCGCCGATGTCGCAGGTCACCCAGGTGTTGACCCGCTGGCAGCAGGCCAAGGTGGCCCTGCAAAGCCTGAACCGGCTCATGGAATTGCCGGTGGACCATGCCGAAGGCAGCAAGCGCGTGCACTTGCCAGTGGTGAGCGGCCATTACGTTCTCAAGCAGGCGGCATTCCAGTATTCCGACGATGCGCCGGCGCCGGCATTGCTGGTGGCGGACTTGCAGATACAACCGGGTGAGCGCATCGCCATTCTCGGTCGCAATGGTGCAGGCAAATCCACCTTGCTGCAGGCCTTGGCCGGCATGCTCGATCTGAAGAGCGGCAGCATCAGTCTCGATGGGGTCGCGCTCGGTCATATCGACCCGGCGGACGTGCGCCGGGATGTCGGGCTGATGACGCAAAACTCGCGCCTGTTCCACGGCACTCTGCGAGACAACCTGATCATGGGTGCGCCCCATGCCTCTGATCAGGAAATCCTCCAGGCGCTGGCGTTGACGGGCGCAGCGGACTTTATCGGTAAGTTCGCCGACGGCATGGACCACATGATTCTGGAAGGCGGCCTCGGACTGTCAGGCGGGCAGCGTCAATCGTTGCTGCTGTCGCGCTTGATCATCCGTCAGCCGCACATCGTCCTGTTGGACGAACCCACGGCGTCTCTGGATGAAGCGACCGAGCGCCAATTGATCCACAACCTGGACAAGTGGGCGGCCCACCGCACGCTGGTCATCGCGACCCACCGCATGAGTGTGTTGAGTCTGGTGAACCGGATCATCGTCGTCGACAACGGACAGATCCTTGTCGATGACACCAAGGACAACGCGATTGCCCGGCTTTCCAAAACCAAGGGGAAGAATCAGTGA